From a region of the Pongo pygmaeus isolate AG05252 chromosome 5, NHGRI_mPonPyg2-v2.0_pri, whole genome shotgun sequence genome:
- the LOC129039048 gene encoding uncharacterized protein LOC129039048, which produces MSYLGGHVISTALTNEGFPDRILKMGGMSCGRELTKKKKLPRKVACQSSQCMGAGGKRAASVCISSLKLLKLLIRKHRMSLTSQANFCKMDSSLGALYGINKISQTSKHSIRHCRNGNKVKAYNDGGAPPGEQGSRQLWGQRAARWSEIRTEKHMCPACQPE; this is translated from the exons ATGTCCTACTTGGGAGGACATGTGATCTCAACAGCACTCACAAATGAAGGCTTTCCAGACAGGATATTGAAGATG GGAGGTATGAGCTGTGGGAGAGAGCTGACTAAGAAGAAGAAACTCCCCAGAAAGGTGGCCTGCCAGTCTTCACAATGTATGGGAGCAGGTGGGAAAAGAG CTGCAAGTGTTTGCATTTCATCATTGAAGTTGTTGAAACTGCTGATCAGGAAACACAGAATGAGTTTAACCAGCCAAGCCAACTTCTGCAAGatggactccagcttgggtgcTCTGTATGGAATAAATAAGATATCCCAGACATCAAAGCACTCAATAAGGCACTGTAGAAATGGCAACAAGGTGAAAGCCTacaatgatggtggtg CTCCTCCTGGGGAGCAAGGGAGCAGGCAGTTGTGGGGGCAGAGGGCAGCCCGATGGTCTGAAATCAGGACTGAAAAGCACATGTGTCCAGCTTGCCAGCCAGAATAA